A genomic stretch from Sphaerochaeta sp. includes:
- a CDS encoding glycoside hydrolase family 3 protein → MRLDVEKMLGELTVEEKAGLCSGADTWFTKAVERLGIPAVMVSDGPHGLRTQKEKRDGQYVGSVEAICFPSGAALASSFDRSVTERVGDDLGQEASSEGVHTVLGPAINIKRSPLCGRNFEYLSEDPYLAGELASSYVQGVQKHQVGVSVKHFAGNNQETRRMSISDVVDERTLREIYLSAFEKVVRTAKPWTLMCSYNRINGTYSSENSWLLTDVLRKEWGFDGIVMSDWGAVDDRVESLKAGLELEMPSSRGVTDKEIVQAVSEGKLPMSVLDEAVRRLLVWIDKGLQRRTESYDKDEHHQDAREIAASCAVLLQNEHHALPLTGDRGVLFVGPFARTPRYQGGGSSHINSHLVTGAMDVCPDGVRYLPGIQDNGQKRSPKRLKEAVEAAAKARAVVIFAGLPESMESEGYDRSSLDLPDCQNELIDRIATVQKRTIVVLYNGSPVTMPWKGKVAAILEMYLGGEAVGEATVDLLFGLENPSGSWRRRSPSGLRTPLRSCRSPAVIWRWPTRKGCSSDTAGMTPARWRSCSRLVMVYPTPRSPIMTLRWKRRGMARWFASG, encoded by the coding sequence ATGCGGCTGGACGTGGAGAAAATGCTTGGGGAGCTGACGGTTGAGGAAAAGGCGGGGTTGTGTTCCGGAGCGGATACCTGGTTCACCAAGGCGGTGGAGCGGTTGGGTATTCCAGCGGTGATGGTTAGTGACGGTCCCCATGGACTGAGGACGCAGAAAGAGAAGCGGGATGGGCAGTACGTGGGGAGCGTGGAGGCGATCTGCTTCCCCTCCGGTGCCGCGTTGGCCTCCAGTTTCGATCGTTCCGTCACGGAACGTGTCGGTGATGATCTTGGCCAAGAGGCTTCCTCCGAAGGCGTGCATACCGTACTGGGACCTGCCATCAACATCAAGCGCAGTCCCCTCTGCGGCAGGAACTTCGAGTATCTTTCCGAAGACCCGTATCTTGCCGGTGAGTTGGCGTCTTCCTACGTGCAGGGTGTACAGAAACACCAGGTCGGTGTCAGCGTGAAACACTTTGCCGGCAACAACCAGGAAACACGGCGGATGAGCATCAGCGACGTTGTGGATGAACGGACGCTCCGTGAGATCTATCTTTCCGCATTCGAGAAGGTGGTCCGCACGGCGAAGCCCTGGACGCTGATGTGTTCGTACAACCGGATCAACGGAACGTACAGTTCGGAGAATTCCTGGTTGCTTACCGACGTACTGCGGAAAGAATGGGGCTTTGACGGAATCGTCATGTCCGATTGGGGAGCGGTGGATGATCGTGTCGAATCTTTGAAGGCCGGCCTTGAGCTGGAGATGCCATCCAGTCGTGGCGTGACGGACAAGGAAATCGTCCAGGCGGTTTCGGAAGGAAAGCTTCCCATGTCGGTGCTGGATGAAGCGGTACGGCGTCTTTTGGTGTGGATCGACAAGGGCTTGCAGCGCAGGACGGAATCGTATGACAAGGACGAACATCACCAGGACGCCCGGGAGATCGCCGCATCCTGCGCTGTGTTGCTCCAGAACGAGCACCATGCCCTGCCGTTGACGGGTGACCGTGGGGTGCTGTTCGTCGGGCCGTTTGCCCGCACCCCCCGTTATCAGGGTGGAGGATCCAGCCATATCAACAGCCACCTGGTGACCGGGGCGATGGATGTCTGTCCCGACGGAGTGCGGTATCTGCCCGGTATCCAGGATAACGGACAGAAGCGCAGTCCCAAACGGCTGAAGGAAGCGGTGGAGGCAGCGGCCAAGGCACGGGCTGTGGTGATCTTCGCCGGTCTTCCCGAATCGATGGAGTCGGAAGGGTACGACCGCAGCTCACTGGATCTTCCTGACTGTCAGAACGAGTTGATCGACCGTATCGCCACCGTGCAGAAGCGCACCATCGTGGTTCTGTACAACGGAAGTCCCGTAACAATGCCCTGGAAAGGCAAGGTGGCTGCGATTCTTGAGATGTATCTGGGCGGAGAGGCTGTCGGTGAAGCGACTGTCGATCTTCTCTTTGGCTTGGAGAATCCGTCGGGAAGTTGGCGGAGACGTTCCCCCTCCGGCTTGAGGACACCCCTTCGTTCCTGTCGTTCCCCGGCGGTCATCTGGAGGTGGCCTACCAGGAAGGGGTGTTCGTCGGATACCGCTGGTATGACGCCCGCAAGATGGAGGTCCTGTTCCCGTTTGGTCATGGTTTATCCTACACCTCGTTCGCCTATCATGACCTTGAGGTGGAAAAGGAGGGGGATGGCGCGGTGGTTCGCCTCCGGGTGA
- a CDS encoding fibronectin type III-like domain-contianing protein — protein MEKEGDGAVVRLRVKNTGRRQGSEVVQVYVAPPASLVPRPVKELKGFSKVELKPGEEKEVSISLDFRAFAYWDGKWRVTKGAYRILVGSSSRDIRLCSDLSLDGDGPVSLVVGRTTTVRDVLESDEAVPAFRGMMEQVLKMVGNEPMFRETLLGSPLHSLQSFLPVSYQQILAMLGRSGDA, from the coding sequence GTGGAAAAGGAGGGGGATGGCGCGGTGGTTCGCCTCCGGGTGAAGAATACCGGCAGGCGCCAAGGTTCCGAAGTGGTGCAGGTGTACGTTGCTCCTCCCGCCTCCCTGGTGCCTCGTCCGGTGAAGGAGCTGAAAGGGTTCTCCAAGGTGGAGCTCAAACCAGGCGAGGAGAAAGAGGTGAGCATTTCGTTGGATTTTCGCGCGTTCGCCTATTGGGATGGAAAATGGCGCGTCACCAAGGGCGCCTACCGGATTCTGGTTGGATCGTCCAGCAGGGACATCCGCCTTTGTTCCGATCTTTCCCTTGACGGTGATGGACCCGTTTCGTTGGTGGTCGGTCGGACCACGACGGTGCGTGATGTGTTGGAAAGCGATGAGGCGGTACCTGCGTTCCGTGGCATGATGGAGCAGGTGCTCAAGATGGTCGGGAACGAACCAATGTTCCGCGAGACGTTGCTGGGTTCTCCGTTGCACAGCCTGCAGAGTTTCCTCCCGGTCAGTTACCAACAGATTCTTGCCATGTTGGGAAGGAGCGGCGATGCGTGA
- a CDS encoding helix-turn-helix domain-containing protein, with translation MREAMTIRLPDKQIARLDALAAQTGRTKTFFIQRAVELYLDSVTTGYQGDVWYQAVMDGERPYRQVGTGKWTVLACDAVGDDALFGQLASMEDVRVAGRMVDGQRASYWCYQREDQQVLAVVDAHRRSALILGLIPFPAVDGSDLENDTRNTVYPDGLDYRPALACGARVAVIRKEKGLTQQEFARMLGTSGSALSFMERGRRPVSPAMASRMAKALGVPLKRILHG, from the coding sequence ATGCGTGAAGCGATGACCATCCGGCTGCCCGATAAGCAGATCGCCCGGCTTGATGCGCTTGCCGCGCAGACCGGACGGACCAAGACGTTCTTCATCCAGCGTGCCGTGGAGCTGTATCTGGATTCCGTGACAACAGGGTATCAAGGGGATGTCTGGTACCAGGCGGTGATGGATGGGGAAAGACCCTATCGGCAGGTTGGCACAGGGAAGTGGACGGTACTTGCCTGTGATGCGGTCGGGGATGATGCCTTGTTCGGTCAGTTGGCGTCGATGGAGGATGTCCGTGTTGCCGGTCGTATGGTGGATGGGCAGCGGGCTTCGTACTGGTGTTACCAACGGGAAGATCAGCAGGTGCTTGCCGTCGTCGATGCGCATCGACGGTCGGCGCTGATATTGGGCTTGATACCGTTTCCTGCCGTTGATGGTTCGGATTTGGAGAATGATACTCGTAATACAGTGTATCCTGATGGTTTGGACTATCGTCCTGCGTTGGCGTGCGGCGCACGAGTCGCGGTGATCCGCAAGGAGAAGGGGTTGACCCAGCAGGAGTTTGCCCGAATGCTGGGTACCAGTGGAAGCGCCCTGTCGTTCATGGAACGGGGGCGACGGCCGGTCTCTCCGGCGATGGCTTCCCGGATGGCCAAAGCGTTGGGCGTGCCGCTCAAACGAATTCTTCACGGATAG
- the trxA gene encoding thioredoxin, with translation MSEIVGTMDNFEKEVLQSPVPVLVDFWATWCGPCRMIAPAVAQMSEKYQGKLAVVKVDVDQNTDLASQYGVASIPTLMIFKGGEIVDQKVGAVSVAVLDSFVSQHLQG, from the coding sequence ATGAGTGAGATTGTCGGAACAATGGACAATTTTGAGAAAGAAGTGTTGCAGTCTCCCGTACCGGTATTGGTCGATTTTTGGGCGACATGGTGCGGGCCGTGCCGGATGATCGCCCCTGCGGTAGCGCAGATGAGCGAGAAATATCAGGGCAAACTTGCCGTGGTGAAGGTGGATGTGGATCAAAACACCGACCTGGCAAGCCAGTACGGGGTGGCGAGCATCCCGACGTTGATGATCTTCAAGGGCGGGGAAATCGTGGACCAGAAGGTTGGTGCCGTTTCCGTCGCCGTTCTGGATTCGTTCGTAAGCCAGCATCTTCAGGGTTGA